The Oncorhynchus masou masou isolate Uvic2021 chromosome 31, UVic_Omas_1.1, whole genome shotgun sequence genome includes a region encoding these proteins:
- the LOC135524483 gene encoding charged multivesicular body protein 1a codes for MDDTLFQLKFTAKQLEKLAKKAEKDSKSEQAKVKKALQQKNVEVARVYAENAIRKKNEGLNCLRMASRVDAVASKVQTAVTMKAVTKNMTQVTKALDKALGSMDLQKVSAVMDKFETQVQNLDVHTSVMEDSMSSATTLTTPQDQVDDLIVQIAEESGLEVMDQLSQLPAGATSLGESSSRSQQEKEDQLSRRLAALRN; via the exons ATGGATG acACACTCTTCCAACTGAAG TTTACAGCAAAACAGCTCGAAAAACTTGCCAAAAAGGCAGAGAAAGATTCAAAATCTGAGCAAGCCAAAGTTAAAAAG GCTCTTCAGCAGAAGAATGTGGAAGTTGCCAGAGTATATGCAGAGAATGCCATCCGTAAGAAGAACGAGGGCCTTAATTGTCTGCGCATGGCATCCCGTGTTGATGCTGTTGCCTCCAAGGTCCAGACTGCTGTCACTATGAAAGCG GTCACAAAGAATATGACGCAGGTCACCAAGGCACTGGACAAAGCGCTGGGTTCCATGGACCTGCAGAAGGTGTCTGCTGTTATGGACAAGTTTGAGACGCAGGTCCAGAACCTGGATGTTCACACCTCG GTGATGGAGGACTCTATGAGCTCGGCCACCACACTGACCACGCCCCAGGACCAGGTGGATGACCTCATCGTCCAGATAGCAGAAGAGAGTGGTCTGGAGGTGATGGACCAGCTCAGCCAGCTGCCTGCAGGAGCCACCTCATTGGGAGAGAGCTCCTCACGCTCACAGCAGGAGAAGGAGGACCAGCTTTCTCGCAG GTTGGCTGCTTTGCGGAACTGA